The following are encoded in a window of Collinsella aerofaciens genomic DNA:
- a CDS encoding TIGR03936 family radical SAM-associated protein — MSERLTDNPTLFRLRVRYGKRDRLKYLGHLEVIHTIERIVRRAGLPYAVTQGFSPHMRVGFSSALPVGTSSTCEWYDLFMTEFVALDEAFERLAAASPADLAPIEAAYIDVRTPALTAQLTRLSYRIDLHLDPEAPVSADEVRRAIDTLRADHGIDYARGKKSKRLDLDHTLVGYELTAGERPDHLVLMLDTHADNEGSMRPEILLSAADVLLQGLTPGVDAPIVSTGMQDLVTICSYDVERQNQACEDDEGRLVSPIPVRTCGFAPHTR; from the coding sequence ATGAGTGAGCGCCTGACCGACAACCCCACGCTCTTTAGACTTCGTGTTCGCTATGGCAAGCGCGATCGCCTTAAGTACCTGGGCCATCTCGAAGTGATCCATACCATTGAGCGCATCGTGCGCCGTGCGGGACTTCCCTATGCCGTCACGCAGGGCTTCTCTCCGCACATGCGCGTGGGCTTCTCTTCGGCGCTACCGGTTGGTACGTCGTCGACCTGCGAGTGGTATGACCTGTTTATGACCGAGTTCGTGGCGCTCGACGAGGCGTTTGAGCGCCTGGCTGCGGCGTCTCCGGCCGATCTGGCGCCCATCGAGGCGGCGTACATCGACGTGCGCACGCCGGCATTGACGGCGCAGCTCACGCGCCTGTCGTATCGCATCGACTTACACCTGGATCCCGAGGCGCCCGTAAGCGCCGACGAGGTGCGTCGTGCGATCGACACGCTGCGCGCGGATCATGGCATCGACTACGCGCGCGGCAAAAAGAGCAAGCGCTTGGATTTGGATCACACGCTCGTTGGCTATGAGCTCACGGCGGGGGAGCGCCCGGACCATTTGGTTCTCATGCTCGACACCCATGCCGACAACGAGGGCTCTATGCGTCCGGAAATTTTGCTTTCTGCTGCTGATGTTTTGTTGCAGGGCTTGACCCCGGGCGTGGATGCACCTATTGTTTCCACCGGTATGCAAGACCTCGTGACCATCTGCTCCTACGATGTCGAGCGTCAGAATCAAGCATGCGAGGACGACGAGGGCCGACTCGTCAGCCCCATACCTGTGCGAACTTGTGGATTTGCTCCACATACTCGTTGA
- the rpmA gene encoding 50S ribosomal protein L27 translates to MAHKKGLGSSRNGRDSRGQRLGTKRYAGQTVTTGTILVRQHGTHIHPGENVGRGKDDTLFALVDGTVEFHKGIKHRVSVRPLANA, encoded by the coding sequence ATGGCACACAAAAAAGGACTCGGTTCCTCCCGTAATGGCCGTGACTCCCGCGGTCAGCGCCTTGGCACGAAGCGCTATGCCGGCCAGACGGTAACCACGGGCACGATTCTCGTCCGTCAGCACGGCACGCACATCCACCCGGGTGAGAACGTTGGCCGTGGTAAGGACGACACGCTGTTCGCGCTGGTCGACGGTACCGTTGAGTTCCACAAGGGTATCAAGCACAGGGTCAGCGTACGCCCGCTCGCGAACGCGTAA
- the rplU gene encoding 50S ribosomal protein L21 — protein MYAIVNTGGKQYKVATDDVITVEKIEGNEGDKVTLPVIFLNDGKKIVTDPDKLAKAKVTAQIVEQFKGEKQLVFKFHKRKRYRRLKGHRQQLTKLKIVKVQATSRAKKAVKAEAEAVAEAPVAE, from the coding sequence ATGTACGCAATCGTTAACACGGGCGGCAAGCAGTACAAGGTCGCCACCGACGATGTCATCACCGTCGAGAAGATCGAGGGCAATGAGGGCGACAAGGTCACCCTGCCGGTTATCTTCCTCAACGATGGTAAGAAGATCGTCACCGATCCCGACAAGCTGGCCAAGGCCAAGGTTACCGCTCAGATCGTTGAGCAGTTCAAGGGCGAGAAGCAGCTGGTCTTCAAGTTCCACAAGCGTAAGCGCTATCGTCGTCTGAAGGGTCACCGTCAGCAGCTCACCAAGCTGAAGATCGTGAAGGTCCAGGCTACGTCCCGCGCCAAGAAGGCTGTCAAGGCAGAGGCCGAGGCTGTTGCCGAGGCTCCCGTCGCCGAGTAG